DNA sequence from the Candidatus Poribacteria bacterium genome:
TCTATTTCCCCGTTTGCGAGTTTGGCGCGAACAGTTTCATAACGCTGTCGGCGTGCGACAGTCTCTCGCCATATTTCTGTGGGTAGGGCACAGTCGGAGTCAGCGAGTGCGTTCCAATCGGTGCGTTTGGAAACATTGTTAATGCCAGCAGCGATTTCTGCTGGCAAATCCAAATCGACCCCCTTTTTAACAGCATCGTAGATGTAGCGGTTAGGGTCGGCTTGTAGGAGTTGCCAGACAGAAGCCTCGCCTTCAAATGCGATTTTACACGCCTTTTTTGCCTTGTCAAAGAGAAACGGAATGATGGTATTCTTGCTGATGTACTCCGTGATGTCCTCTTTGGTGTAGTAGGCACCCATCTGTTTCTGGCTGATATACTTTTCAAAAATGTAGCCAAGCACATCGGGATTAATCTCGTTATCGTTCCGTAGCGGACGGTCGTCAAGGTGCCACTGGTACTGCTCAAAGAATTTGAAAATCTGTTCAAATGCCTTGTCGGGGATCTCAATATTTTCGCCGTGAAGTGTCTCCAGTTGATGTTTTTGAAAGATACCGCCGTTGAGGTATGGAATTTTTCCAAGTAGACGTTTCATCTCTCTGCTTCGTTCATTTTCTGGCTTGGCGAACCCTTCAAAGAAAAGGGGACAGAGGAAGTCTTTGTAGTAGCGGTTGGTCCCGTTCGCTTGGCTCCGTACCAGTTTGGCATGCAGATAATTTTCGTTGTTATCAAGGAAATTTTTCTTCTGAATGAAGTAGATGAACATCAGACGATTGAGCATTACAGAGACATACCACTTTTGCATATCTTCATCGGGCACCCCTTTGAGAAATTTGAGGAAGGCGGTATGTTCTCTTTTGAAATGGTCATAGAATTTTTTGGTGACCTTTTCAACGTCAAAAGCAGTTTGAACTCTTCCTATTACGCCGAAGAGTCCAAGTTCCTCTTCTTCGTCAAGGGTAAAAACAATATCGCGCAATTTTTGAATGAGGGATTCGCCGGAGTGTTCGTTGCTGTTATAGCGGTGTTCACGACAGGCGTCGGGTTTGCCTTGTTCCCGTTTGACCCACTGCCATATCTGTGTGGTTTTGTCAGCGTCGGTGTAGATAATAAAGTGTTCGTGGGCAGATCTGGCAACCTGTTTTTGGATTTTGCGGCGGGTGGCGTAATCGGGGATGCGTCCGTCGGTTTCAATTGCTGGACACTCAAAGACAATCACCCCGCGTTTTTGGGCGATTGCGGTGAGTGTATATTCGGTTTCGTCTACTGTGATATTGAGTGGTTGGGGTCGGTAATAGTCCTAACCGAGTTGTTGTGTAAAAAGGTTTTCAAAGTCGGATTCTCTGAGGTATTGGCGTGTTTCTCGTTCATTGAGCATTAGCGTTTTCCTATATTAGTTTTGTTTCATTATACACAAATGTATTGGGCAAGTCAAGATTCTCGGAGTGAGGATCGCGAGCACAGCTCGCTCCTACAAGCAAGAAGTCCTGGGTTAGGGATTACAAATCCCTCCTACGAAGCCCCAATGAACAGACGATTTGTGGTTCTCGTGTTTGGCGTTCTTCCTCAATAATACAGAGTCGCTCATCTTCCCACAAACCAATGACCAATGCAGCAAGATCTACATTAGAAATACCACTGCGAAGTTGACGGTTGAGGGAGTCGGTTGCAGTTTGACGGAGTGGATGCCGGTAGATCGCTTGAATGACTCTTTCAAGTTCCTGCATATCCACAAACAACGAGCCTTCCACCTCAGAGGCGTAATCTTTCAAACGTTCATAAGTACGGAAGCGCGCACCCGATGGTCGTCCAAGTTGCCCACCAACCGACCGCTCCTCAGAGACGATTAGCCTCGCGGCTTCTTCTACGAGACGGTGATGCCCTTCAAGGGGGAGGAGTCCTTCAGTATCCGGTTGGCAAGCTGCGGCTTGAAGAATCGCAAATTGGGATTCCGTGACGCTCTGCCCATCCCGGTCCATCCATGCAAGCGCGTCGTTTTCTTGTCCTGTACGGATATAGACCAGCGCGCCTTCAGGTGTGGTATCTGTTGGCGTATGCGGTCGGGTCGAATAAACGACAGACGGCAATTCAGGGATAACCTTTTCTAAGCTTGGGTCTTGTGTAATCGCATTTTTCCAAATCTGATACGCATGAGAGGCGAGATCGACATCGTTATCTTGCTCATCATCGAGCAAGCCTGCCTGTTCGTTATAGAGGTTAACGATTGTCTCATTACCTTCATCACCGTCATCTTCAAAGAAGGCTTCGTCCGTGCCAATGACCTCTCTGTTCTGCTGGAGGCGTGCGCGGACACGCCCACGTAAATCAATAATGCGTTCTACACCTTCGGCGGGTAGAAACGAATAGCATAAAATTTCTTCAGCGGTTTGCCCAATTCGGTCAACCCTACCCGCGCGCTGCACAAGGCGTATGATTGCCCACGGTAGGTCGTAGTTGACGACGATTGAACAGTCTTGTAGATTCTGCCCCTCACTGAGAACATCCGTGCTGATGAGTATCCGCAACTCGTCTTGGGGCTTAATGCTACGCCGTTTATCGTTGCTCACAGGACTGAATTGCCACGCCAACCCCGTCGGATCTGCCGAGCTGCCGGTTGCTGCTGCGATTTGCGTGAGTCCGCGCTCTAAGAGCGCGTCCATCAGATACTGCACCGTATCCGCAAATTGCGTGAAAACGAGGACCTTCTCGTTAGGGTGTGTCTGGGTTAATGCGTGAAAACGAGGACCTTCTCGTTAGGGTGTGTCTGGGTTAAAAGGTTTTGCAGTGCGTTGAGTTTTGCGTCTTTTTCGGGGTCCCATGTCCCGTATTGTTTCAAGATGTCAGTGAGTGCGATCGCGTCATCCGTGAGATCTTCGCGCAGCATCGAATGGAAAAGATTTGAACGGATCCATTTAAATCGGCTTTGATACCGCGTCTCGTAGAGCCTATAAATTTCGGCAGCGCGCTGTTTGTATACATCGACTGTATATTCATTAGACGGCGAGTCGGTCCCTTTAATTTCTGTATCATCCTCAGTTTAATAAGTTGTTTACCATCGAAAAATTAATACAGCACCGGCTCGGTTAGGTTTCATGGATTATTTTTACTTATCGGGCTCCTTTGTTCCAAATATAACTATCAACTGCCCGAACAGAAAGCCCCAAACATTTAGCAGCTGCTTCTAAGTGAGCGTGTGCTTCTAACTCTGATACGTCTCGATTTAATATATCAGATACAAATCTGATGATATAAATATCCGGTTTTGTAGTATCCACACCAAATAATATACAGAGATACTGAAAACCAGCAGGTCCAAAACCACTAATGTTTAATCTATCGATCTCGGAGTGTGCTTGCATTGCCCACTCCTTGAGAACCTTTTCTTCAGGCATTGCTGGTGTTTGTTGAACAATTGCACAAAGAAACATGACAACCTCATGCAGAATCCTTGCACGATCTTCGTGATCATAATTGAGTTCTTGTTGCACAAACACGTGCGGTGTTGAATAACCTGTCATGAGCTCAGCTAACTCAGTGATTTGTTGTATATCGGGATGATTGCTGATAAAAAATTTTAGCCGAGGCACCACAAACGTGTCGTATGATCTATTGAGTGAAAGGACACAATCAATAACTTTAAGGGCAGGTGGGCGGGAATCCATCAAATCTTCAGAGCTTAAAAGATCGGATGCAAACTTCGCTATTTCAGTTGCCACAGCCTTGACATCAGCCTTGGCAATATTAACTTTTTTCACTGATAATTTTCCTTTTTAGTTGTTAAAAAGTTATGGGTTTTCGTCACTTTAATACATTTCGCCACTTCCCGATGTGAGTCGGTTGCGGTAGGGACAGCCTCAAGCGAGGCTGCTCACATTCCCTACCAAGTGACGTTCTGAATATTATACAATTCTTGGCATTTTTTGTCAAACTAAAAGATTGAGCGATTTGTTGTGAAAACTAATTTAACTAAACCCAACACTGCTTATTGCGTATTATTATCAACAGAATTCGTTTGACACAATTTCAATTTTGCGTTACACTATGTGCGCAAAGTGGCGTTTTAGGATTCAATTTTTTCACCATAAGCGGCGGAGTCAGTGCCGTTTCTAAAGGAGGCTCTCATGTCGAAAATTCTCGTGCTATCAGGCGAAAATCACCGCTTTAATGCAAGTGCCGAGGTCATTCACGATTTTCTTTCCAAAGATGCCGATATTACAGCAACGCTCACCGAAGACAAAGGGGTTTTAGCATCACCTGACTTGAACACCTACGATGCCTGTGTCTTTGGTACAGGCTTCACGCGTACGGAACGCCGAGAAGACGGATCTGTCGAGCGTGTTTCCGATTTAGCCCCCGCTGAAGAAAAAGGGTTGTTCCAATTTGTCAGTGAAGGTAAAGGGTTGATCGGAATCCACGGGACCGCATGGTGGATCGGCGGGCAGGCAATGGACCTCATCGGTGGAGCCTCTAATTGGCATCCGCCCGGCTCAACCTTTACCGTCCATATCGAGGATAACGCGCACCCGACGACACAAGGCGTTGAAGATTTCGATGTAGAAGATGAAATCTATATCTCCGCACACGACCCGCACGTCCATGTCTTGGCATCCGCGGAATGGTTCGGCAAGGCACACCCCATGGCGTGGGTAAAGCCTTACGGCTCTGGACGCGTCTTTTACACCACTTTGGGACACGGACCCGGAACATTTGAGCGCGAAGGTATGCAGAAATTCCTTACCCAAGGCGTAAAATGGGCAGCGGCATCATAGAATATCGCACGGCGAGGCACAACTGCCTCGCCACACCACTGCTTAAAATATAAATATAATGTCTACACCCAAAATCAAAACCATAGAAACCGAAGTCGTTGAGGTAAATCATCGCGGCAATTGGCTCTTCGTCAAACTCCACGCCGACGACGGCACAGTCGGGGTCGGTGAGGCTTCCCACGGTAGAGATGACGGTCAGGTTCAACACGTCATTGACACCCTCAAACCCGCACTGATTGGGTGGAATCCCTTCCAATTGGAGGCATTCCGTCAGCGTTTTTATCGTGATACCGAAAGCCACACCTATCACACGGCACTCAGTGGGATTGAGCAAGCAATGTGCGATCTGGTAGGCAAAGCGTTGAATGTGCCGAGTTATCAACTTTTAGGGGGCAAATGTCGAGGAAAGATCCGTCTCTATGCCAACATTAACCGCGCCACAGTCGATCGGAGCCCATCCGGGTTCGCCAGCAACGCCGAGCGTGCCGTTGCCGAAGGATTTACGGCTATAAAATGCGCCCCCTTTGACGACGTTTCAACGGCAAATATATCAAGCGGGAGTCTCACGCCTGCCATCTGTACCGGTATTGATCGGATTCGCACAATCCGCGCCGCAATCGGTAGTGACATCGATTTGATGGTAGACTGCCACAGCCGCTTTAACCCGGGTATCCTCATACAGGTCGCAAAAGAACTGGAGGACTTGCACCTCTTCTGGATTGAAGACGCAGTCCCGTTGGACAATCTTGATGCTTTCGCGCATATCAGCCGTTCTATCAGCATCCCGATTGCAACCGGTGAACGCTTACGAACCCCTGAAGCTTTCGATAGATTGCTCAGACACGCAGAAGTAGATTATATCCTACCGGATGTCAAACACGTCGGCGGAATTTCGGGGTTGAAAAAAATCGCCACACTTGCTGCTGCGCGCAACGTTATGGTAACGCCTCACAATCCGAGTGGTCCTGTTGCAACGGCTGCGAGTGTGCAATGCATGGCAAGTGTCCCGAATTTCGCTATCCTCGAATACGCTTGGGGAGAGGTAGCGTGGCGCGCGGATCTCGTTTCACCGCCAGAGAAGATAGTCAATGGATTCATTGAAGTCCCTGACCGACCAGGATTAGGCATTACACTTTAGACCTAACCCAAGTTGCTATTTACAAGATTTTGTAGCGTAAACTTTTAGTTTGCGACCACTCGGAAAGTCAAACTAACAAACAAGCAACAACTTGCGTTAGAGATAATAAACATTAGGAGCATAAAATGATACTTTCCAATACCAACTTGAAAGTCATACCAAAATTCGCCACGCTTTTTCTTTTTCTTTTTACCCTCTCTGGATGTGTCGGAAGCATGCAAACGATGCAGCAGGAAAGCAATGAAACCGCTGCCACCACAGAAACGGAAGAACCGGCGCGTCCGATTGCGGAACTCCAACTGTCAACCTCTAAAACAAATTACACAGTAAAGGAAGAGATTCCTCTTCAGGTCAACATTCAGAACGGTAAATTCGATCTACTCGTGCCTTTTTTCGCTGTCGCGACGAAGGGTGCTTTCACACAAGTAACAGTGAAGGACGCAAACGGACAAATCGTCGAATCGAAGCGTGCAATCACACAAGAAAACCCGCAAAAATACGTCCAGCAGGACGGAAAATCTGTCCGTTGTATTCAGGGGTTTGATTTCAAAGCATCCATGAACCAAGAACTGACGCTGAAAGACATACAGAGATATTATCAATTACAACCCGGCACTTATACCGTAACACTCGCGATTGACTTAGAAGTATACCGAGAATCCATAACTGAAGAACATCCAGAAATAGCGGAGCTAAGACGAGACCTCGCACGGCTTCAGAACGACCCGAATCTTCAAGCCGCTGCAAAACAGGACGCGATGAACTATTACCAAGAACAGATTAAATTCATTCAAGAAAGAAGCAAGGACGAGGAGAGGAATATCTATCTACCTGTCAAGGCACGTCGTGGAAAGGCATCCCTCGTATCCAACGAAATCACACTAACGATAGAAT
Encoded proteins:
- a CDS encoding Eco57I restriction-modification methylase domain-containing protein, with the protein product MIVFECPAIETDGRIPDYATRRKIQKQVARSAHEHFIIYTDADKTTQIWQWVKREQGKPDACREHRYNSNEHSGESLIQKLRDIVFTLDEEEELGLFGVIGRVQTAFDVEKVTKKFYDHFKREHTAFLKFLKGVPDEDMQKWYVSVMLNRLMFIYFIQKKNFLDNNENYLHAKLVRSQANGTNRYYKDFLCPLFFEGFAKPENERSREMKRLLGKIPYLNGGIFQKHQLETLHGENIEIPDKAFEQIFKFFEQYQWHLDDRPLRNDNEINPDVLGYIFEKYISQKQMGAYYTKEDITEYISKNTIIPFLFDKAKKACKIAFEGEASVWQLLQADPNRYIYDAVKKGVDLDLPAEIAAGINNVSKRTDWNALADSDCALPTEIWRETVARRQRYETVRAKLANGEIDNINDLITYNLNIRQFAQDVIENCEGPELLRAFWKAITEVTILDPTCGSGAFLFAALNILEPLYEACLDRMQVFLDEVGDNSESRQSRKYNDFCNILADIKQHPNRKYFILKSIIINNLYGVDIMDEAIEICKLRLFLKMVAQIEDVKRIEPLPDIDFNVQAGNTLVGYATYDAVKKAIESKLDFDDAMARIQEQTEDFDRLFTLFRQQQTELGGDVTLADKQVLQDKLQELEDELNLYLAGEYQVDPNKKPAYQNWLTSHKPFHWFIAFYGILTGGGFDVIIGNPPYKEYREVKKQYTVKGYETEKCGNLYAMVWELVLNLSSSGYIGFIVPAAAVCTDGFTPLRNLLTTAGELAISSYGDNPGNLFKGIPHSRLSIIL
- a CDS encoding C-terminal helicase domain-containing protein, whose protein sequence is MQYLMDALLERGLTQIAAATGSSADPTGLAWQFSPVSNDKRRSIKPQDELRILISTDVLSEGQNLQDCSIVVNYDLPWAIIRLVQRAGRVDRIGQTAEEILCYSFLPAEGVERIIDLRGRVRARLQQNREVIGTDEAFFEDDGDEGNETIVNLYNEQAGLLDDEQDNDVDLASHAYQIWKNAITQDPSLEKVIPELPSVVYSTRPHTPTDTTPEGALVYIRTGQENDALAWMDRDGQSVTESQFAILQAAACQPDTEGLLPLEGHHRLVEEAARLIVSEERSVGGQLGRPSGARFRTYERLKDYASEVEGSLFVDMQELERVIQAIYRHPLRQTATDSLNRQLRSGISNVDLAALVIGLWEDERLCIIEEERQTREPQIVCSLGLRRRDL
- a CDS encoding ThuA domain-containing protein translates to MSKILVLSGENHRFNASAEVIHDFLSKDADITATLTEDKGVLASPDLNTYDACVFGTGFTRTERREDGSVERVSDLAPAEEKGLFQFVSEGKGLIGIHGTAWWIGGQAMDLIGGASNWHPPGSTFTVHIEDNAHPTTQGVEDFDVEDEIYISAHDPHVHVLASAEWFGKAHPMAWVKPYGSGRVFYTTLGHGPGTFEREGMQKFLTQGVKWAAAS
- a CDS encoding mandelate racemase/muconate lactonizing enzyme family protein; this translates as MSTPKIKTIETEVVEVNHRGNWLFVKLHADDGTVGVGEASHGRDDGQVQHVIDTLKPALIGWNPFQLEAFRQRFYRDTESHTYHTALSGIEQAMCDLVGKALNVPSYQLLGGKCRGKIRLYANINRATVDRSPSGFASNAERAVAEGFTAIKCAPFDDVSTANISSGSLTPAICTGIDRIRTIRAAIGSDIDLMVDCHSRFNPGILIQVAKELEDLHLFWIEDAVPLDNLDAFAHISRSISIPIATGERLRTPEAFDRLLRHAEVDYILPDVKHVGGISGLKKIATLAAARNVMVTPHNPSGPVATAASVQCMASVPNFAILEYAWGEVAWRADLVSPPEKIVNGFIEVPDRPGLGITL